A stretch of Pogona vitticeps strain Pit_001003342236 chromosome 5, PviZW2.1, whole genome shotgun sequence DNA encodes these proteins:
- the UTP3 gene encoding something about silencing protein 10 — translation MGKSRRRTAPAWKPQEQKEEKIEEPEPGVLSVTEEADDFHERRLEEAVLAALGSEDDDEGEAEEEEEVLELDLSEENDSEEEGEGENGEEEGDADDDDNIDEPLDMDSDLEEGWGAAGGQSGLPDELAWGQRKQLYYGTDYDKPVAARSKAAKKSQEEAEAEELEEEEAAQAIQKRLAQSLGEDDYGLDLVQSYVKATEQPSEKDSGRKIAKDLQSLSKKEQLKLLKKESPELLELIRDFEAKLTELKDELEPLIHMVRDGVIPQGKGSQYLQIKYHLYLNYCCNISFYLVLKAKRIPVHGHPVIERLVTYRNLINDLAIVDQKLSPEVRRLLCEFHNDNADGMEGKKKSLLSVRKSVSKSKPETLCKLSNGKAAEECTEDSDFDEQAALNYYKEMEGKIKLKRKRKQEEREVEEEVIMEEELPGQKRGASYQIVKNKGLTPKRKKIDRNPRVKHREKFRRAKIRRKGQVPEVRREEQRYGGELFGIRAGVKKSIKLK, via the coding sequence ATGGGGAAATCACGGCGGAGAACCGCTCCGGCTTGGAAGCCCCaggaacaaaaggaagaaaagatagAGGAGCCCGAGCCGGGAGTGCTGTCTGTCACGGAGGAGGCGGATGATTTCCACGAGCGGCGGCTCGAGGAGGCGGTGCTGGCAGCGCTGGGCagtgaggatgatgatgaaggggaagcggaggaggaggaggaggtcctgGAACTGGACCTTTCCGAAGAGAACGACAGcgaagaggagggagaaggggaaaatgGCGAGGAGGAGGGTGATGCTGACGACGACGACAATATAGACGAACCCCTGGACATGGACAGTGACCTAGAAGAGGGATGGGGTGCCGCCGGTGGGCAGTCAGGCCTCCCCGATGAGCTTGCTTGGGGTCAGCGAAAGCAGCTGTATTATGGCACTGACTATGATAAACCTGTCGCCGCCCGTTCCAAGGCTGCCAAGAAGAGCCAGGAGGAAGCGGAAGCTGAGgagctggaggaagaggaggcggcccAGGCCATTCAGAAACGACTGGCACAGAGTTTGGGTGAGGACGATTATGGCCTCGATCTGGTCCAGAGTTACGTGAAGGCAACCGAGCAACCAAGTGAAAAAGACTCAGGGCGGAAAATTGCCAAAGATTTGCAGTCTCTTTCTAAAAAGGAGCAGCTGAAGTTGTTGAAAAAGGAATCTCCAGAGTTGCTGGAACTGATTCGGGACTTTGAAGCCAAATTAACTGAGCTTAAAGATGAACTGGAGCCGCTGATACATATGGTAAGAGATGGGGTCATTCCGCAAGGGAAAGGCAGCCAGTACTTGCAGATCAAATATCACCTCTATTTAAACTATTGTTGTAACATCAGTTTTTACTTGGTGTTGAAGGCAAAAAGGATCCCAGTCCACGGCCATCCTGTTATTGAAAGACTTGTAACATACAGAAACTTAATAAATGATTTAGCAATTGTGGACCAAAAACTGTCTCCAGAGGTTCGCAGGCTGCTTTGTGAATTTCATAATGACAATGCTGATGGGATGGAAGGTAAAAAGAAGTCCTTGTTATCTGTCAGGAAGTCTGTCAGTAAAAGCAAACCAGAAACTCTTTGTAAGCTTTCTAACGGCAAGGCTGCTGAAGAATGTACAGAGGATTCAGATTTTGATGAACAGGCTGCTCTAAATTATTATAAAGAGATGGAAGGAAAGATAAAACTTAAGAGAAAGAGGaaacaagaagaaagagaagttgaAGAAGAAGTGATTATGGAAGAGGAATTACCAGGTCAAAAGAGAGGTGCATCGTACCAGATTGTCAAGAATAAAGGTCTCACACCCAAGAGGAAGAAGATCGATCGTAACCCAAGAGTCAAGCACCGTGAGAAGTTTAGGCGGGCCAAAATTCGTAGGAAGGGACAAGTTCCAGAGGTCCGAAGAGAAGAACAAAGATATGGAGGTGAACTGTTTGGCATTCGTGCTGGAGTTAAGAAGAGTATCAAGCTTAAGTGA